The Blastocatellia bacterium nucleotide sequence GAGTACATCGAAAACGGAGCCCGCCTCGGCTGGCTGCTCGATCCGCAAAACCGGCAGGTCTACATCTATCGTCCCCACCAGCCGGTGGAATGTCTGACTGATCCCGACGAACTTCGCGGTGATCCCGTGCTGCCGGGATTCATCTTCACCCCCCGCGAGATTTGGTAGGCGCCTGGACGGTGGTTCCCCGCCGCGTGCGAATCTCCCTCACCGAATAGATCGGTTTACGCTGCGATTCATAGTAGGTGCGGGAGACGATCTCGCCGATGAGACCGATGGAGATGAGCTGCACCCCGGTGATGATTAAAAGGATGGAGAGTAACAGCAGCGGGCCGTGCTGCTGCATGATGTGGATGTGAGAGACGAACTTCTTGACCGTGAGGTAAAGACCGATGAAAAACCCCACGGCCAAGGAAGCCAGTCCGAAGGGGCCGAAAAACTGGAGCGGGCGGGTGAGATAGCTCAGGAGAAATTTGATCGTGAGGAAGTCGAGCAGAACCCGAATCGTTCGTGACAGGCCGTACTTGGATCGTCCTTT carries:
- a CDS encoding Uma2 family endonuclease translates to EYIENGARLGWLLDPQNRQVYIYRPHQPVECLTDPDELRGDPVLPGFIFTPREIW